A DNA window from Canis lupus dingo isolate Sandy chromosome 2, ASM325472v2, whole genome shotgun sequence contains the following coding sequences:
- the SKIDA1 gene encoding LOW QUALITY PROTEIN: SKI/DACH domain-containing protein 1 (The sequence of the model RefSeq protein was modified relative to this genomic sequence to represent the inferred CDS: deleted 1 base in 1 codon) translates to MGDLKSGFEEVDGVRLGYLIIKGKQMFALSQVFTDLLKNIPRTTVHKRMDHLKVKKHHCDLEELRKLKAINSIAFHAAKCTLISREDVEALYTSCKTERVLKTKRRRVGRALATKAPPPERAAAAAASPRPGFWKDKHQLWRGLSGAARPLPISAQSPRPGAAAARPAAHLPQIFSKYPGSHYPEIVRSPCKPPLNYETAPLQGNYVAFHSDPAYFRSLLCSKHPAAAAAAAAAAAAAAAAAAYYQASAAGPQPKAAAGAGGPVSLTYRCKRKRGGAKDCLLAPHAGARRLLLLPRSYKAKAAAAAAAAAAAAAAGATCLERFHLVNGFCAPPHHHHHHHHHHHHHHHRAQQPQPNHPPPHHHRPHPHLGGFPESCSSDSESSSYSDHAANDSDFGSSLSSSSNSVSSEEEEEEGEEEEEEEEEEEEEEEEGGSGASDSSEVSSEEEDSSTESDSSSGSSQVSVQSIRFRRTSFCKPPSVQAQANFLYHLASAAAATKPAAFEDAGRLPDLKSSVKAESPEEWNLPGWAPKASPVYCPASLGSCFAEIRNDRVSEITFPHSEISSTVKRTDLTINCLAEGASSPSPKTNNAFPQQRILREARKCLQATPTTHCADNNTIAARFLNNDSSGAAANSEKDSKIPHCAEFATDLSSSQTDSEVDAAAGAAAATRAENPCTKTGDKTLPFLHNIKIKVEDSSANEEYEPDLITNKLKCECNDTKGEFYSVIESKEEDALLTTAKEEGFACPEKETPSLNPLAQSQGLSCTLGSPKPEDGEYKFGARVRKNYRTLVLGKRPVLQTPPVKPNLKSARSPRPTGKTETHEGTLDDFTVINRRKKVASNVASAVKRPFNFMANFPCPPSLIIGKDGDLWPAYSLNTTKDSQPPHKAHPIWKWQLGGSAIPLPPSHKFRKFNS, encoded by the exons ATGGGAGACCTGAAGTCAGGTTTTGAAGAGGTGGATGGCGTGAGGCTCGGCTACCTCATCATTAAAGGAAAGCAAATGTTTGCCCTCTCCCAAGTCTTCACGGATCTGCTGAAAAACATCCCGAGGACGACCGTGCACAAGCGCATGGATCATTTGAAAGTGAAAAAGCACCACTGCGATCTGGAGGAGTTGCGGAAACTCAAGGCAATCAACAGCATCGCCTTCCACGCCGCCAAATGCACGCTCATCTCTCGGGAAGACGTGGAAGCGCTGTACACCTCCTGCAAAACCGAGCGCGTCCTCAAGACCAAGCGCAGGAGAGTCGGCCGGGCCCTGGCCACAAAGGCGCCGCCGCCAgagcgcgccgccgccgccgccgccagcccccGCCCGGGTTTTTGGAAGGACAAGCACCAACTTTGGCGGGGCCTGAGCGGAGCCGCGCGGCCCCTGCCAATCAGCGCGCAGTCCCCGCgcccgggcgccgccgccgcaCGCCCCGCCGCCCATCTACCTCAGATTTTTAGCAAATACCCGGGCTCGCACTACCCGGAAATCGTGCGCTCGCCTTGCAAACCCCCTCTAAACTATGAAACTGCCCCGCTCCAGGGAAACTACGTTGCTTTCCACTCGGACCCCGCTTATTTTCGGAGCCTGCTGTGCAGCAAGCatccggccgccgccgccgccgccgccgctgccgccgccgccgccgccgccgccgccgcctacTACCAGGCGTCGGCGGCCGGGCCCCAGCCCaaggcggcggcgggcgcgggcggtcCGGTGAGCCTGACCTACCGGTGCAAGCGCAAGCGCGGGGGCGCCAAGGACTGCCTGCTCGCGCCCCACGCCGGCGCCCGccgcctgctgctgctgcccaggtCCTACAAAGccaaggcggcggcggcggcggcggcagcggcggcggcggcggccgccggGGCCACTTGCCTGGAGAGGTTTCATCTGGTCAACGGCTTCTGCGcgcctccccaccaccaccaccaccaccaccaccaccaccaccaccatcaccaccggGCCCAGCAGCCGCAGCcgaaccac ccccccccacatcaCCACCGGCCTCATCCCCATCTCGGCGGCTTTCCCGAGAGTTGTAGCAGCGACTCGGAGTCCAGCTCCTACTCGGACCATGCAGCCAACGACTCAGATTTTGGCTCCAGTCTGTCCAGCTCCAGCAACTCTGTGTCCtcggaggaagaggaggaggagggagaagaggaggaggaggaggaggaagaggaggaggaggaggaggaggaggggggcagtggggccTCGGATTCCAGCGAAGTCAGCTCGGAGGAGGAGGACTCATCCACGGAGTCGGACTCCAGCTCCGGCTCCAGCCAAGTGTCAGTGCAGAGCATCCGTTTCAGACGCACCAGCTTCTGCAAGCCTCCCAGTGTGCAGGCTCAGGCCAACTTCTTGTACCATCTGGCCTCCGCCGCCGCTGCAACCAAACCCGCTGCTTTCGAGGATGCCGGCAGACTTCCCGACCTCAAGAGTAGTGTCAAAGCGGAGTCGCCGGAGGAGTGGAATCTGCCGGGCTGGGCCCCCAAAGCGTCTCCGGTGTACTGCCCGGCCAGCCTGGGGAGTTGTTTCGCAGAGATAAGGAACGATAGGGTATCTGAGATTACATTCCCACACTCTGAAATTTCCAGTACTGTAAAGAGAACTGACCTGACAATTAACTGCCTGGCGGAGGGGGCCTCTTCACCTAGCCCAAAGACAAACAATGCATTTCCACAACAAAGAATACTCCGAGAGGCTAGGAAATGCCTACAAGCAACTCCTACTACACACTGTGCAGATAACAACACAATAGCCGCTAGGTTCTTAAATAATGATTCTTCAGGAGCAGCAGCAAATTCTGAAAAAGATTCCAAAATCCCTCATTGTGCTGAATTTGCTACGGATTTGTCCTCTTCACAAACTGACTCCGAGGTGGatgcagcagcaggagcagcagcagccaccaGAGCTGAGAATCCCTGCACTAAGACAGGAGACAAAACCTTGCCATTTCTGCACAATATTAAAATCAAAGTAGAAGACAGTAGTGCTAATGAAGAATATGAACCTGACCTTATTACAAATAAGCTTAAGTGTGAGTGCAATGATACAAAGGGTGAGTTTTACAGTGTGATTGAAAGTAAAGAGGAGGACGCCTTGTTAACTACAGCCAAGGAAGAAGGTTTTGCATGCCCTGAAAAAGAAACTCCTTCCTTAAATCCACTGGCTCAGAGTCAGGGCCTTTCATGCACTTTAGGTTCTCCAAAACCTGAGGATGGGGAATATAAATTTGGTGCCAGGGTGAGAAAGAATTACCGGACACTAGTACTGGGAAAGCGACCTGTACTTCAGACACCTCCAGTCAAACCAAATTTGAAATCAGCTAGAAGTCCTCGTCCTACAGGTAAAACTGAGACACATGAAGGAACACTGGATGATTTTACAGTTATAAACAGACGCAAAAAGGTAGCCAGCAATGTAGCATCAGCAGTGAAAAGGCCATTTAATTTCATGGCAAATTTTCCTTGTCCACCATCACTCATTATTGGGAAGGATGGGGATTTGTGGCCGGCGTATTCCTTAAACACCACTAAGGATTCCCAACCTCCTCACAAGGCCCATCCTATATGGAAATGGCAGCTGGGCGGTTCTGCAATACCTCTTCCACCTAGTCacaaattcaggaaatttaattcataa